One window from the genome of Mycolicibacterium gadium encodes:
- the murG gene encoding undecaprenyldiphospho-muramoylpentapeptide beta-N-acetylglucosaminyltransferase produces MSKTVSVVLAGGGTAGHVEPAMAVADALRAIDPDVRITALGTERGLETRLVPERGYDLELITPVPLPRKPSADLARLPWRIRKAVRQTRAVLADVDADVVIGFGGYVALPAYLAARQRVPVVVHEANASAGWANRVGARFARRVLSAVPDPGLRDVEVVGVPVRAAITSLDRMALRAEARAHFGFDADAKVLLVFGGSQGAQSLNRAISAAAKDLAASGISVLHAHGPKNTLDLREPADGDPPYVAVPYLDRMDLAYAAADLAVCRSGAMTVAEVTAVGLPAVYVPLPIGNGEQRLNALPVVKAGGGLVVDDADLSPQFVAETVVGLFTETGRLQAMTAAAALAGHRDAAQKVAEVALGIARGSDGTSAR; encoded by the coding sequence GTGAGCAAAACGGTATCGGTGGTACTCGCGGGTGGTGGTACCGCGGGCCATGTCGAACCGGCGATGGCGGTGGCAGACGCGCTGCGAGCGATCGATCCCGACGTGCGGATCACCGCGCTGGGCACCGAACGCGGTCTGGAGACGCGGTTGGTGCCCGAACGCGGCTATGACCTGGAATTGATCACGCCGGTTCCGCTTCCGCGCAAGCCGTCCGCGGACCTGGCCCGGCTGCCGTGGCGGATCCGCAAGGCGGTGCGACAGACCCGCGCCGTGCTCGCCGATGTCGACGCCGACGTGGTGATCGGATTCGGTGGCTACGTCGCGCTGCCCGCGTATCTGGCCGCCCGCCAGCGGGTGCCGGTGGTGGTCCACGAGGCCAATGCCAGTGCAGGTTGGGCGAACCGGGTGGGTGCCCGGTTTGCGCGACGGGTGCTTTCAGCGGTGCCGGATCCCGGTCTTCGCGACGTGGAGGTCGTCGGGGTTCCGGTGCGTGCGGCGATCACGTCGCTGGACCGAATGGCGTTGCGTGCGGAGGCGCGCGCCCACTTCGGGTTCGACGCCGATGCCAAGGTGCTGTTGGTCTTCGGCGGTTCACAGGGTGCACAGTCGCTCAACCGCGCAATCTCCGCAGCCGCCAAAGATCTTGCGGCGTCCGGCATCTCGGTGCTACACGCCCACGGCCCCAAGAACACCCTCGACTTGCGCGAGCCGGCCGACGGCGATCCGCCGTATGTCGCCGTTCCCTACCTCGACAGGATGGACCTCGCCTACGCCGCGGCCGACCTCGCGGTCTGCCGTTCGGGGGCGATGACGGTGGCCGAGGTGACGGCCGTCGGACTGCCCGCCGTCTATGTGCCGCTTCCGATCGGCAACGGGGAGCAACGACTCAACGCGCTGCCCGTCGTCAAGGCCGGTGGCGGCCTCGTCGTCGACGATGCGGACCTGTCGCCGCAATTCGTCGCCGAGACTGTCGTCGGATTGTTCACCGAGACAGGGCGATTGCAGGCGATGACGGCGGCCGCCGCGTTGGCCGGGCACCGCGACGCCGCGCAGAAGGTTGCCGAGGTGGCTCTCGGCATCGCGCGTGGGTCCGACGGAACGAGTGCGCGGTGA
- the murC gene encoding UDP-N-acetylmuramate--L-alanine ligase codes for MVGIGGAGMSGIARILLDRGGMVSGSDAKESRGVVALQARGASIRIGHDESSLDLLPGGPTAVVTTHAAIPKTNPELVEARRRGIPVILRPVVLAKLMAGDTTLMVTGTHGKTTTTSMLIVALQHCGFDPSFAVGGDLGEAGTNAHHGSGDCFVAEADESDGSLLEYSPDIAVVTNIDADHLDFYGSVEAYRAVFDDFVERIKPGGALVVCVDDPGAAALAERTAALGIRVLRYGSDPAVATDAALLSWEQHDTGAVAHIKLAGDPQPWVLRLAVPGRHMALNALAALIAAVNVGAPVDAVLDGLAGFEGVRRRMELVGTVHGVRVFDDYAHHPTEVNANLSTLRTVAGTGRSVVVFQPHLYSRTEAFAREFGQALNTADQVFVLDVYAAREQPIPGISGASVAEHVTVPVTYIPDFSAVAERVAEAVSPGDVVTTMGAGDVTMLGTEILAALRAKVNRGAPGGPVR; via the coding sequence ATGGTCGGCATCGGCGGAGCCGGCATGTCGGGTATCGCCCGCATTCTGTTGGACCGCGGCGGGATGGTGTCCGGCTCGGATGCCAAGGAATCGCGTGGCGTGGTGGCGCTGCAGGCGCGCGGCGCGTCGATTCGCATCGGGCACGACGAATCCTCGCTCGACCTGCTGCCGGGCGGACCGACGGCCGTCGTCACCACGCATGCCGCGATCCCCAAGACGAACCCCGAACTGGTCGAGGCCCGCCGCCGCGGCATCCCGGTGATCCTGCGGCCCGTCGTGCTGGCCAAGCTCATGGCCGGTGACACCACCCTGATGGTGACCGGCACCCACGGCAAGACGACGACCACGTCGATGCTGATCGTCGCCCTGCAGCATTGTGGTTTCGACCCGTCCTTCGCGGTCGGCGGCGACCTCGGCGAGGCGGGCACCAACGCCCACCACGGCAGCGGCGACTGCTTCGTCGCGGAGGCCGACGAGAGCGACGGCTCACTGCTGGAGTACAGCCCCGACATCGCGGTGGTCACCAACATCGACGCCGACCACCTCGATTTCTACGGCAGCGTGGAGGCCTACCGCGCCGTCTTTGACGACTTCGTCGAGCGCATCAAACCCGGTGGCGCACTTGTGGTGTGCGTCGACGACCCCGGCGCCGCAGCGCTCGCCGAACGCACGGCGGCCCTCGGTATCCGGGTATTGCGCTATGGCAGCGATCCAGCCGTGGCGACCGACGCCGCGCTGCTGAGCTGGGAACAACACGACACCGGCGCCGTCGCGCACATCAAGTTGGCCGGTGACCCGCAGCCGTGGGTGCTGCGGCTGGCGGTGCCGGGTAGACATATGGCGCTCAATGCGCTCGCCGCGCTGATCGCGGCCGTGAACGTCGGGGCGCCCGTCGACGCGGTGCTGGACGGATTGGCCGGCTTCGAAGGTGTGCGTCGCCGTATGGAGTTGGTCGGCACCGTCCACGGTGTGCGGGTCTTCGACGACTACGCGCACCATCCGACCGAGGTGAACGCCAACCTGAGCACATTGCGGACGGTGGCGGGAACAGGCCGTTCGGTCGTGGTGTTCCAACCCCACTTGTATTCGCGGACAGAGGCTTTCGCGCGGGAGTTCGGGCAGGCGCTGAACACCGCCGACCAGGTGTTCGTGCTCGACGTCTACGCGGCGCGCGAACAGCCCATACCGGGTATCAGCGGTGCGAGCGTTGCCGAACACGTCACGGTTCCGGTCACCTACATTCCGGACTTCTCGGCCGTCGCCGAGCGGGTGGCCGAAGCGGTGAGCCCCGGTGATGTCGTCACCACCATGGGGGCGGGCGACGTCACGATGCTCGGCACGGAAATCCTTGCGGCGCTGCGCGCCAAGGTCAACCGCGGTGCACCCGGCGGGCCGGTTCGATGA
- a CDS encoding cell division protein FtsQ/DivIB, which produces MTEPTEPSEAGEPTAEAETSEAEAVEGDAPAEPDAEPQETDFEGPRRRARREREERRAAQARATAIEEARREAKRRATGIVTTKKVGHGTVRGLKLLMWSALISVIVVGLGLLLYFTPVMSARNIVVVGLGAVTQEEVTNAAAVAPGTPLLQVDTDTVAERIAGIRRVATVRVQREYPSTLRVTIVEREPVVVKDYPDGPHLFDRDGVDFAIGVPPPGVPYLDTKNPGPHDAPTKAALEVMTSLRPEVAAQVARVDAPSVAAITLQLTDGRQVIWGTTDRTEEKALKLGALLTQPGKTYDVSSPDLPTVK; this is translated from the coding sequence ATGACCGAGCCCACCGAGCCGTCGGAAGCCGGCGAGCCGACGGCCGAGGCCGAAACGAGCGAGGCCGAAGCCGTCGAGGGGGATGCGCCTGCCGAACCCGACGCAGAGCCGCAAGAAACCGATTTTGAGGGACCGCGGCGCCGCGCACGACGGGAACGCGAAGAACGACGCGCGGCCCAGGCGCGCGCCACCGCCATCGAAGAGGCCCGTCGCGAGGCCAAGCGGCGCGCCACCGGCATCGTCACCACGAAAAAGGTTGGCCACGGCACGGTTCGGGGTCTCAAGTTGCTGATGTGGTCGGCGTTGATCAGCGTGATCGTCGTCGGACTCGGCCTGCTGCTGTACTTCACGCCGGTGATGTCCGCCCGCAACATCGTCGTCGTAGGACTGGGTGCGGTGACACAGGAAGAAGTGACCAACGCCGCGGCCGTCGCGCCGGGAACGCCATTGTTACAGGTCGACACCGACACGGTCGCCGAGCGGATCGCCGGCATCCGGCGCGTCGCGACCGTGCGGGTGCAGCGGGAGTACCCCTCGACGCTACGGGTGACCATCGTCGAGCGGGAACCGGTGGTGGTCAAGGACTATCCGGACGGACCGCACCTGTTCGACCGCGACGGCGTGGACTTCGCTATCGGCGTGCCGCCGCCGGGCGTGCCTTACCTCGATACGAAGAATCCCGGACCCCACGATGCGCCCACGAAGGCCGCGCTCGAGGTCATGACGTCGCTGCGGCCCGAAGTCGCCGCCCAGGTTGCCCGCGTCGACGCGCCCTCGGTCGCGGCCATCACCCTGCAGCTCACCGATGGACGTCAGGTGATCTGGGGGACGACGGATCGCACGGAGGAGAAGGCGCTCAAGCTCGGCGCGCTGCTCACCCAGCCGGGCAAGACCTACGACGTCTCCAGTCCGGATCTGCCGACCGTCAAGTAA
- the ftsZ gene encoding cell division protein FtsZ, with product MTPPHNYLAVIKVVGIGGGGVNAVNRMIEQGLKGVEFIAINTDAQALLMSDADVKLDVGRDSTRGLGAGADPEVGRKAAEDAKDDIEELLRGADMVFVTAGEGGGTGTGGAPVVATIARKLGALTVGVVTRPFSFEGKRRSNQAETGITALRESCDTLIVIPNDRLLQMGDAAVSLMDAFRSADEVLLNGVQGITDLITTPGLINVDFADVKGVMSGAGTALMGIGSARGDGRALKAAEIAINSPLLEASMEGAQGVLLSVAGGSDLGLFEINEAASLVQEAAHAEANIIFGTVIDDSLGDEVRVTVIAAGFDSAGPGRKPVVGAGQAIAPAAAGKVTSQLFEPADAVSVPVHTNGATVSIGGDDDDDVDVPPFMRH from the coding sequence ATGACCCCCCCGCACAACTACCTCGCCGTGATCAAGGTCGTCGGCATCGGCGGCGGCGGCGTCAACGCCGTCAACCGAATGATCGAGCAGGGCCTCAAGGGCGTTGAGTTCATCGCCATCAACACCGACGCGCAAGCGCTGTTGATGAGCGACGCCGACGTCAAGCTCGACGTGGGCCGCGACTCCACCCGCGGGCTCGGCGCCGGTGCTGACCCCGAGGTCGGGCGCAAGGCGGCCGAGGATGCCAAGGACGACATCGAGGAACTGCTGCGCGGTGCCGACATGGTGTTCGTCACCGCAGGCGAAGGTGGTGGCACCGGTACCGGTGGCGCGCCCGTCGTGGCGACCATCGCGCGCAAGCTCGGCGCGCTGACCGTCGGTGTGGTGACGCGACCGTTCTCCTTCGAGGGCAAGCGCCGCAGCAATCAAGCCGAGACCGGCATCACCGCTTTGCGCGAGAGCTGCGACACCCTGATCGTGATCCCCAACGACCGACTGCTGCAGATGGGTGATGCCGCGGTGTCGTTGATGGACGCGTTCCGCAGCGCCGACGAGGTGCTCCTCAACGGTGTGCAGGGCATCACCGACTTGATCACCACACCTGGTCTGATCAACGTCGACTTCGCCGACGTCAAGGGCGTGATGAGCGGAGCCGGCACCGCATTGATGGGTATCGGCTCGGCCCGCGGCGACGGTCGGGCGCTCAAGGCGGCGGAGATCGCGATCAATTCACCGCTGCTCGAGGCTTCCATGGAGGGCGCTCAGGGCGTGCTGTTGTCGGTGGCCGGCGGCAGCGACCTCGGACTTTTCGAGATCAACGAGGCGGCTTCGCTGGTTCAGGAAGCGGCGCACGCGGAAGCGAACATCATCTTCGGCACCGTCATCGACGACTCGCTGGGCGACGAGGTCCGGGTCACGGTGATCGCGGCCGGCTTCGATTCGGCGGGACCGGGCCGTAAGCCGGTGGTGGGTGCCGGACAGGCCATCGCACCTGCGGCCGCGGGCAAGGTGACGTCACAGCTGTTCGAGCCCGCCGATGCTGTCAGTGTGCCGGTGCACACCAACGGCGCGACGGTCAGCATCGGTGGGGACGACGACGATGACGTCGACGTGCCGCCGTTCATGCGCCACTGA
- the pgeF gene encoding peptidoglycan editing factor PgeF, whose amino-acid sequence MTVRIRRVTTTRAGGVSAPPFDTFNLGDHVGDDPGAVAANRKRLAAAVGLGDDGVVWMNQVHSDRVVVVDEHRTEPVDKTDALVTTRARLALAVVSADCVPVLLGDARAGVVAGAHAGRVGAQNGIVTRTVEAMLDVGAHVEDISVLLGPSISGRNYEVPEAMAAEVEMTLPGSRTTTARNTPGLDLRAGIARQLTDLGVKAIDIDPRCTVEDRNLFSHRRDAPTGRLASLVWME is encoded by the coding sequence GTGACGGTTCGCATTCGGCGCGTGACAACGACCCGCGCCGGTGGTGTCTCCGCGCCGCCGTTCGACACCTTCAATCTCGGCGACCATGTCGGCGACGACCCGGGCGCGGTGGCCGCCAATCGCAAGCGGCTCGCTGCGGCGGTCGGGCTCGGCGACGACGGTGTCGTGTGGATGAACCAGGTGCACAGCGATCGCGTGGTCGTGGTCGACGAACACCGGACCGAGCCGGTCGACAAAACCGATGCGTTGGTAACCACCAGGGCGCGTTTGGCTTTGGCCGTGGTAAGCGCCGATTGTGTTCCGGTTTTATTGGGGGACGCGCGCGCCGGCGTCGTGGCCGGCGCGCACGCGGGCCGGGTGGGGGCGCAGAACGGCATCGTGACGCGCACGGTCGAGGCGATGCTCGACGTGGGTGCGCACGTCGAGGACATCTCGGTACTGCTCGGCCCGTCGATCAGCGGCCGCAACTACGAGGTCCCTGAGGCGATGGCCGCTGAGGTCGAGATGACGCTTCCCGGCAGCCGCACGACGACGGCCAGAAATACCCCGGGGCTTGACTTGCGAGCCGGAATTGCCCGGCAGCTAACGGATTTGGGCGTTAAAGCCATCGACATCGACCCGCGCTGCACGGTGGAGGACCGCAACCTGTTCAGCCACCGGCGCGACGCACCGACGGGACGCCTGGCGTCCCTGGTGTGGATGGAATGA
- a CDS encoding YggS family pyridoxal phosphate-dependent enzyme → MAAAREQELAEALAAVRARLAAAAEAAGRNSDEIELLPITKFFPATDVTILHHLGCEAFGESREQEAANKAAEVANSVGGAPIRWHMVGRIQRNKARSIAAWAYAAHSVDSMRVVDALNRAAARALADGERAAPLRVYIQMSLDGDTERGGVDVEDPASVDEVCAAAEAGEGLEFVGLMAIPPLGSDPDQAFGRLQSELARVQRNYPQRLELSAGMSGDLEAAVQHGSSCVRVGTALMGPRPLTSPEVVTPVTSSSQTPESKVIRRVER, encoded by the coding sequence ATGGCAGCCGCTCGCGAACAGGAGCTAGCCGAGGCGCTGGCCGCTGTCCGAGCCCGGCTCGCCGCGGCGGCCGAGGCGGCCGGCCGCAATTCCGACGAAATTGAATTGCTGCCTATTACCAAATTCTTTCCCGCCACCGATGTCACAATTCTGCACCATTTAGGGTGCGAGGCATTTGGCGAATCACGCGAACAGGAAGCGGCGAATAAAGCGGCGGAAGTCGCCAATAGTGTGGGCGGCGCACCCATTCGCTGGCACATGGTTGGACGCATCCAGCGCAATAAGGCGCGGTCGATCGCGGCCTGGGCGTATGCCGCGCACTCGGTCGACAGTATGCGCGTCGTCGACGCACTGAACCGCGCCGCGGCGCGGGCGTTGGCCGACGGCGAGCGCGCCGCGCCGCTTCGCGTCTACATACAGATGAGTCTCGACGGCGACACCGAGCGGGGCGGCGTGGACGTCGAGGACCCGGCGTCGGTCGACGAAGTCTGCGCCGCGGCCGAGGCGGGCGAGGGCCTGGAGTTCGTTGGGCTGATGGCGATCCCGCCGTTGGGCTCGGACCCGGACCAGGCGTTCGGCCGCCTGCAATCCGAGCTCGCGCGGGTACAGCGCAACTATCCGCAGCGCCTCGAACTGTCAGCGGGGATGTCCGGCGACCTCGAGGCGGCGGTTCAACACGGCTCGTCGTGTGTGCGTGTCGGTACCGCGCTAATGGGGCCTCGTCCTCTAACGTCACCTGAAGTAGTCACTCCAGTCACATCTTCATCACAGACACCAGAGTCGAAAGTCATCAGAAGGGTCGAGCGATGA
- a CDS encoding cell division protein SepF, whose product MSTLHKVKAYFGMAPMDDYDDEYYEDDDRGASRGGYSRRSREDRFDDRFEADGYGPGRGGYDEYDDAPGGYRGGFRDEDRFEPRMRGTRDFERASSRLGALRGSTRGALAMDPRRMAELFEAGSPMSKITTLRPKDYGEARTIGERFREGTPVIMDLVTMDNADAKRLVDFAAGLAFALRGSFDKVATKVFLLSPADVDVTAEQRRRIAEAGFYAYQ is encoded by the coding sequence ATGAGCACACTCCACAAGGTCAAGGCCTACTTCGGGATGGCCCCTATGGACGACTATGACGACGAGTACTACGAAGACGACGACCGCGGCGCCTCGCGCGGCGGGTACTCACGCCGTTCGCGTGAGGACCGGTTCGACGATCGCTTCGAGGCGGACGGCTACGGTCCCGGTCGCGGGGGCTACGACGAATACGACGACGCACCCGGCGGGTATCGCGGCGGCTTCCGCGACGAAGATCGTTTCGAGCCGAGGATGCGCGGCACGCGCGACTTCGAGCGCGCATCCTCCCGGCTGGGCGCGCTGCGCGGTTCCACCCGCGGCGCACTCGCGATGGATCCCCGCCGGATGGCCGAGCTGTTCGAGGCGGGCAGCCCGATGTCGAAGATCACCACATTGCGGCCGAAGGACTACGGCGAGGCCCGCACCATCGGCGAGCGTTTCCGCGAGGGGACCCCGGTGATCATGGACCTCGTGACCATGGACAACGCCGACGCCAAGCGCCTTGTCGACTTCGCGGCCGGGCTGGCATTCGCACTGCGCGGCTCGTTCGACAAGGTCGCGACCAAGGTCTTCCTGCTCTCGCCCGCCGATGTGGACGTCACGGCCGAGCAGCGGCGCCGTATCGCTGAAGCCGGCTTCTACGCCTATCAGTAA
- a CDS encoding YggT family protein → MSQFFSILGFALFVFWLLLIARVVVEFIRSFSRDWQPKGVTVVILELIMTVTDPPVKLLRRIIPQLTIGAVRFDLSIMVLLLLAFIGMQLAFGAAV, encoded by the coding sequence TTGTCGCAATTCTTCTCGATCCTGGGCTTCGCCCTGTTCGTGTTCTGGCTGCTGCTGATCGCCCGGGTCGTCGTGGAGTTCATTCGTTCGTTTTCCCGGGACTGGCAGCCCAAGGGGGTGACGGTGGTGATCCTGGAGCTGATCATGACCGTGACCGATCCGCCGGTGAAGCTGCTGCGCCGGATCATTCCGCAGCTCACGATAGGCGCCGTTCGCTTCGATCTGTCGATCATGGTGCTGCTGCTCCTGGCGTTCATCGGCATGCAGCTGGCATTCGGCGCAGCGGTCTGA
- the wag31 gene encoding DivIVA-like cell division protein Wag31, translated as MPLTPADVHNVAFSKPPIGKRGYNEDEVDAFLDLVENELTRLIEENADLRQRVAELDQELASGGGGGGQSTQSIPQYEPAPTPAPAPEPAPQPVYEAPAAQQSVTEDQAIKAARVLALAQDTADRLTGSAQAESEKMLADARAQADAMVSEARQTAETTVAEARQRADALLADAQNRSETQLRQAQEKADALQADAERKHSEIMGTINQQRTVLEGRLEQLRTFEREYRTRLKTYLESQLEELGQRGSAAPVDSSANNDSGSFNQFNRGNN; from the coding sequence ATGCCGCTCACTCCAGCCGACGTTCACAACGTCGCGTTCAGCAAGCCACCAATCGGCAAGCGCGGCTACAACGAGGACGAGGTCGACGCATTCCTCGATCTGGTTGAGAACGAGCTGACCCGCCTGATCGAGGAGAACGCCGATCTGCGTCAGCGGGTCGCCGAGCTGGACCAGGAGCTGGCGTCCGGTGGCGGCGGTGGCGGCCAGTCGACGCAGTCGATTCCGCAGTACGAGCCCGCTCCCACACCTGCGCCCGCACCCGAGCCTGCCCCGCAGCCCGTATACGAGGCGCCCGCGGCCCAGCAGTCGGTCACCGAGGATCAGGCGATCAAGGCCGCCCGCGTGCTGGCCCTCGCCCAGGACACCGCCGACCGGTTGACGGGCTCCGCCCAGGCCGAGTCCGAGAAGATGCTCGCCGACGCCCGCGCCCAGGCCGACGCGATGGTCAGCGAGGCGCGCCAGACCGCGGAGACCACCGTCGCCGAGGCCCGTCAACGCGCCGACGCCCTGCTGGCCGACGCTCAGAACCGGTCCGAGACCCAGCTGCGGCAGGCCCAGGAGAAGGCCGACGCCCTGCAGGCCGACGCCGAGCGCAAGCATTCCGAGATCATGGGGACCATCAACCAGCAGCGCACCGTGCTGGAGGGCCGCCTCGAACAGCTGCGCACGTTCGAGCGCGAATACCGCACCCGGCTCAAGACCTACCTGGAGTCGCAACTCGAGGAACTCGGACAACGCGGCTCCGCGGCACCGGTGGACTCCAGCGCCAACAACGACTCCGGCAGTTTCAACCAGTTCAACCGCGGCAACAACTAG
- a CDS encoding DUF308 domain-containing protein, whose translation MLIVALVLAVIGLAALVTAVVTSNELIAWVCIAASVIGVVLLIVDAIRDRSRNDDGAVERDDVAEFDEEYPESADPAAEPEYEAETTVVEQADDVAGDDRNR comes from the coding sequence ATGTTGATCGTTGCGCTCGTGCTCGCAGTCATCGGTCTGGCCGCGCTGGTCACCGCCGTTGTCACCAGCAATGAGCTGATCGCATGGGTGTGCATCGCGGCCAGCGTGATCGGCGTGGTGCTGCTGATCGTGGATGCGATCCGGGACCGTTCACGAAACGATGACGGTGCCGTCGAGCGAGACGATGTCGCGGAGTTCGACGAGGAGTATCCGGAGTCCGCGGATCCTGCCGCCGAGCCCGAATACGAAGCGGAGACGACGGTCGTCGAGCAGGCCGACGACGTCGCAGGCGACGACCGCAATCGCTAA
- a CDS encoding phosphoribosyltransferase: MSGIRGLTRRDAGRVFRDRREAGDVLGRELASYRDRSNVQVVGLARGGVPVGAQVARALHAPLDVFLVRKLGVPQWEELAMGALASGGGVVVNESLVRSLGISEDQMQAAIERETDELHRREHAYRGDRPPLALAGKTVILVDDGIATGASMLAAVRAVRAEAPAAVVVAVPVGPQSTCRELAAEADDVVCAMTPPGFEAVGQVYEDFHQVTDDEVRELLARG; encoded by the coding sequence ATGAGCGGAATCCGCGGGCTGACCCGCCGAGATGCGGGTCGTGTGTTCCGGGACCGCCGGGAGGCCGGCGACGTCCTGGGACGGGAGTTGGCGTCCTATCGCGACCGGAGCAACGTCCAGGTGGTGGGGTTGGCCCGGGGCGGTGTCCCGGTCGGCGCGCAGGTCGCGCGTGCTTTGCACGCACCGCTGGATGTATTCCTGGTACGGAAACTCGGCGTCCCACAGTGGGAGGAGCTCGCGATGGGAGCGCTGGCCTCCGGGGGTGGTGTGGTGGTCAACGAGAGCCTGGTCCGCAGCCTCGGCATCAGCGAAGACCAAATGCAGGCCGCGATCGAGCGTGAAACGGATGAACTACACCGGCGCGAACATGCCTATCGCGGTGACCGGCCACCGCTCGCGCTGGCCGGAAAGACCGTGATCCTGGTCGACGACGGCATCGCCACCGGCGCCAGCATGCTCGCCGCGGTGCGTGCGGTGCGAGCCGAGGCCCCCGCCGCGGTCGTGGTCGCGGTGCCCGTCGGGCCCCAATCGACGTGCCGTGAACTGGCAGCCGAAGCCGATGATGTGGTGTGCGCGATGACGCCGCCGGGATTCGAAGCCGTCGGCCAGGTGTACGAGGACTTCCACCAGGTCACCGACGATGAGGTACGCGAGCTGTTGGCCCGCGGCTGA
- a CDS encoding TIGR01777 family oxidoreductase: MGIELETVVDHPLAEVFEWHSRIGAMRRLVPPWQPMKVVSEADSLVDGRAVLGLPGGLRWVAQHDPDGYEAGRRFVDVLSSDGPRSWPPRIVGRWIHTHEFGEAPSGTRVYDRIDAPVPAAALRPMFTYRHRQLADDLAAHRDARDAGLRPLVVAVTGATGLVGTALSAFLSTGGHRVIRLVRHAAQSPDERQWDPDRPAPDLLSGVDAVVHLAGASIAGRFTAAHKKAIRDSRIGPTRRLAELAAASDFSGPFVTASAVGIYGFDRGDAIVCEDSVRGDGFLADVVADWEAATVPAAEAGLRVVNVRTGIVQSANGGTLRLLRPLFAAGLGGRVGGGRQWLSWIALDDLLDVYYRALYDARLSGPVNAVAPAPVRNADYTKALGRVLHRPTLLPVPSLAPRLLLGEQGSRELAEADQRVAATKLEAVGHRFRHPHIDGALAHELGHG; the protein is encoded by the coding sequence ATGGGCATCGAGTTGGAAACCGTCGTCGACCATCCGCTGGCAGAGGTCTTCGAATGGCACTCGCGAATCGGAGCGATGCGGCGGCTGGTCCCGCCGTGGCAGCCGATGAAGGTGGTGAGCGAGGCCGACTCCCTGGTTGACGGCCGCGCCGTCCTCGGGCTGCCGGGCGGGTTGCGGTGGGTCGCGCAGCATGACCCCGACGGGTACGAGGCCGGACGCCGGTTCGTCGACGTACTCTCCTCCGACGGTCCCCGGTCCTGGCCGCCGCGCATCGTCGGACGCTGGATCCACACCCACGAGTTCGGCGAAGCGCCTTCGGGAACGCGCGTGTACGACCGCATCGACGCGCCGGTACCCGCGGCTGCGCTGCGACCGATGTTCACCTATCGGCATCGGCAGCTCGCCGACGATCTGGCCGCACACCGGGACGCACGTGATGCGGGACTGCGTCCGCTCGTGGTGGCAGTCACCGGTGCGACCGGCCTGGTCGGTACCGCGTTGTCCGCGTTCTTGAGCACTGGCGGGCACCGGGTGATCCGGTTGGTGCGCCACGCGGCGCAATCACCTGACGAGCGGCAGTGGGATCCGGATCGTCCCGCCCCCGATCTTTTGTCGGGTGTTGACGCCGTGGTGCATCTGGCCGGCGCGTCGATCGCGGGGCGGTTCACGGCCGCGCACAAGAAGGCGATTCGCGACAGCAGGATCGGACCGACGCGTCGGCTGGCCGAACTCGCCGCCGCGAGTGACTTCAGCGGGCCGTTCGTCACCGCCTCGGCGGTCGGCATCTACGGATTCGACCGCGGCGACGCCATCGTGTGCGAGGACAGCGTGCGCGGCGACGGTTTTCTCGCCGACGTCGTCGCCGATTGGGAGGCCGCCACCGTGCCCGCCGCCGAGGCCGGACTTCGGGTCGTCAATGTGCGCACCGGAATCGTGCAGTCGGCCAACGGCGGAACTCTGCGATTGCTGCGTCCATTGTTCGCCGCCGGGCTCGGTGGCCGCGTCGGCGGAGGACGTCAGTGGCTGTCCTGGATCGCGCTGGACGACCTACTCGACGTCTACTACCGCGCGTTGTACGACGCCCGGCTATCGGGTCCGGTCAACGCTGTCGCGCCCGCACCGGTGCGTAACGCCGACTACACGAAAGCGCTCGGCCGGGTACTGCACCGGCCGACGCTGCTACCCGTGCCGTCGCTGGCGCCTCGGCTTTTATTGGGGGAGCAGGGATCACGAGAGCTGGCCGAAGCCGATCAGCGGGTGGCCGCGACCAAACTGGAGGCGGTGGGTCATCGATTCCGGCACCCGCACATCGACGGTGCGCTCGCTCACGAACTGGGGCACGGCTGA